A window of Variovorax paradoxus EPS genomic DNA:
GAGAGCGCCTCGAAGTGCTGCTTTCCGATGCTTTTGCGCTGGCTGGCCATTGCATTTCCAAGTGATGTGCGAACGGAAGGCAATGTAGCAGCGCAGGCCCATGCTTCAGAGGGTTATTACTCACGATGTGATGTAATAAAACTCATAACATGATGTACCTGTCCGCAGCCTGACTGGCGAACCGGCGATACCGCGCCGGCCTTCGCCTGCCATGTGCATTCCCTTGGGTCCGTGCCGCTCTTCGAGCCACCGCGCGGGCCGCGATGTTGCTGTTCCTGCCTTTCCTTCCTTACCAATCCCCATCCCATTCCCATTCCCATTCGAGAGAGAGATTGCTTATGCAGATCAAGAGCCAGAAGACCTTCTTCTCGGGCGTCATGTTCACCTGCGTCGGTGCGGCCTTCGCCCTCGGCGCCACCAACTACAACGTGGGCAGTGCGGCGCGCATGGGCCCGGGCTACTTCCCGCTGATCATCGGCACGCTGCTCGGGGTGCTGGGGTTGGTGGTGATCTCGAGTGCGTTCACGGTCAAGACCGCCGACGGCGAGCCGGTCGGCAAGATCGCGTGGAAGCCGCTGGGCTTCATCATCGGCGCCAACCTCTTGTTCGGCATCCTGCTCGCGGGGCTGCGCAGCATCGGGCTGCCCGCCATGGGCCTCATCGCCGCGATCTACGCGCTCGTGGTGGTGGCCTGCATGGCCGGCGCGAACTTCTCGATGAAGCTCTCGCTGATCCTCGCGACGGTGCTCGCCATCGGCAGCTACCTCACCTTCATCGTGGGACTGAAGCTGCAGTTCCAGGTGTGGCCCACCTTCATCAGCGGCTGAGCCGGGGAGCACCACACGCATGACCGAACTCATCGACCATCTCTCGCTCGGCTTCGCCACGGCGGTGTCGCTGCAGAACATCCTCTACGCCTTCATCGGCTGCCTGTTGGGCACGCTCATCGGCGTGCTGCCGGGCATCGGCCCCACGGCCACCATCGCGATGCTGCTGCCGGCCACCTATGCGCTGCCGCCGGTGGCCGCGCTCATCATGCTGGCGGGCATTTATTACGGCTCGCAGTACGGGGGCTCGACGACGGCCATTCTGGTCAACCTGCCGGGCGAGTCGTCTTCCGTGGTCACGGTGATCGACGGGCACCAGATGGCCAAGCAGGGCCGGGGCGGGCCAGCGCTCGCGGCCGCGGGCCTGGGCTCGTTCTTCGCGGGCTGCGTGGGCACGCTGATCCTGGCCGCCTTCGCACCGCCGCTGACCGAGATCGCCTTCAAGTTCGGCCCGGCCGAATACTTCTCGCTGATGATCCTCGGCCTCATCGGCGCGGTGGTGCTGGCCTCGGGCTCGCTGCTCAAGGCGATCTGCATGATCCTGGTCGGGCTGCTGCTGGGCCTGGTGGGCACCGACGTCAACTCGGGCGTGGCGCGCTACAGCTTCGACATTCCCGAGCTCACCGACGGCCTGGGCTTCATCGCCATCGCCATGGGCGTGTTCGGCTACGGCGAGATCATCGCCAACCTCGCGCGCCCGGAAGACGAGCGCGAGGTGTTCACCGCCAAGGTCTCGGGCCTGTTCCCGACCAAGGAAGATTTCAAGCGCATGTTCCCCGCGGTGCTGCGCGGCACGGCGCTCGGTTCGTCGCTGGGCATCCTGCCGGGCGGCGGCGCGCTGCTGTCGGCCTTTGCGGCCTACACGCTCGAGAAGAAGATCCAGCTCAAGCCCGGCGAGGTGGCCTTCGGCAAGGGCAACATCCGCGGCGTGGCCGGCCCCGAGGCGGCCAACAACGCGGGCGCGCAGACCTCCTTCATCCCGATGCTCACGCTGGGCATTCCGCCCAACCCCGTGATGGCGCTGATGGTCGGCGCCATGACCATCCACAACATCCAGCCCGGCCCGCAGGTGATGACCAGCAACCCCGAGCTCTTCTGGGGCCTGATCGCCTCGATGTGGATCGGCAACCTGATGCTGGTGATCCTGAACCTGCCGCTCATCGGCCTGTGGATCAAGCTGCTGACCATTCCCTACAAGTGGCTCTTTCCGGCCATCGTGCTGTTCTGTGCCATCGGCGTGTACTCGACCAACAACAACGTGTTCGACATCTGGCTGGTGGCGATCTTCGGTGTCGTGGGCTACACCTTCATCAAGCTCGGATGCGAGCCCGCGCCGCTGCTGCTGGGCCTGATCCTCGGGCCGATGATGGAAGAGAACCTGCGCCGCGCGCTCCTGCTGTCGCGCGGCGACTGGAGCGTGTTCGTCTCGCGGCCGATCTCGGCGGGGCTGCTGATCGCGGCGGTGCTGTTGATGCTGATCGTGCTGCTGCCGTCCATCCGGTCCAAGCGCGAAGAGGCGTTCGTGGAGGAGACCTAATAGATAAGCCGCCCCGGCCGATCAAGAGGTGCAACCCTCAGTTTTTACGATCGGCGGCACGCCGGTTGGCGGGGCAGTGAACAGGATGACAACGCAGTTGACTTTTATAGGCGCGTTGTCACCCAAAGGACATCGTCAGACCTCGCAAGGGCCGCAGCATCCGGCGCCTTCAACAAGAACGAGGAGACATTCATGACCCAGGAATCCGTGCGTCCGATCACCCGGCGCCGAGCGGCCGTTGCCATGGCCTGCGCCGCAGTCGGCGTTGCGGCCCGGCCCGCCTTCGCTGCCACGACCACCACGGCCGCTGCGACCGCTGCGACGGCGGCCGCCAAACCCGGCGGCGACATCGTCATCGGCCAGAGCGCCCACCTGAGCGGCCCGCTCGCGCCCACGCTGCGGGCCGTGCTGCGCGGCCAGGAAATGGCGCTGGAGGAGTTCAACCGCAAGGGCGGCGTAGAGGGCCGGCGTGTGAGCCTGGTCACGCTGGACGACGCCTACGACGCGCAGAAGACGGTGTCGAACGCGAAGGAACTGCTGGCGCGCCCCGACGTGGTCGCGCTCTTCGGCCTCACCAACACCGCCGGCGCGGGCGCGGTACTGCCGCTGCTCGTGGAGAAGAAGGTGCCGCTCGTGGGCGTGTACAGCGGCTCGCCGGTGCTGCGCGCCAAGCACAACCCGTACTTCTTCACGACCATGGCGAGCTACCGCGACGAGGTGGTGCAGATGGTGCGCAACCTCGTCACGCTGCACCAGGCGGAGATCGGCCTTGTCTACCAGAACAGCCCGTTCGGACAGCTCATGGCGCCGGTGGTCGAGGAAACCTGCAAGGAACTCGGCGCGACGCTTGTGGCCAAGGTGCCGCTCGAAGTCAGCGGCAGCGATGCGCCCGCCGCCGTCGCCACGCTGGCGGCGGCCAAGCCGCGGGCGCTGATCTTCATGTCCTTCGGGCCGTCGATGGTGCCCTTCGTCAAGGCGGCGCGGCAGAAGATCGCCGCGCCCATCTACTGCGTGAGCATCGCCAACTCGCGCGCCCTCATCGAGGCGCTCGGCGACGACGCCCGGGGCCTGGCCGTCGCGCAGATCGTGCCGTACCCCTTTCGCGCCACGAGCACGCTCACGCGCAACTACCACGCGGCCATGGCGGCGGCGGACCTGCCGGTGGACTACGACCACTTCTTCGGCTACCTCAACATCACCGTGCTGCTGGAGGGCCTGAAGCGCGCGGGCAGGGGCGTGACGCCCCAGAAGCTCGTCGCGGCGATGGAGGGCATGCGCATGGCCGACATCGGCGGCTACACGGTCGACTACAGCCCCGAGAACCACCACGGATCGCACTTCGTCGAGCTGGTGATGGTGGCGCCGGGCGGGCGCTACCTGCGCTGAGCGCCCGCACCTCCCTGCACCAAACGGGACGACGCATGCGCCACAACGGCGCACGCCGCCGCGCGCCATGCCCGCGCGGGCGCCGTATTTGGTGCGACCCCAAGGGCTGGGGGCCTGACCGCAGGCTGAATCGCCTGGCACGGATGTTGCGCAGGGTCTAGCACTGTTCCGCGGCAACGCCGCCGCGGCACTCACAGTGCCTCCGCTAACGACGGCGGACCCGAGCGCACTGCAAGCCTTTGTTCAACCAAGGCCGGCAGTACGTCCGTTCCAACCCGATTCGCATCCGTCCCTTGCGGGGGCTCGCCCTGATCGCCGTCTTTCCGACGAGGTCTGCGGCGGACTGACGCATGGCCGGCTGCACGCAGGATCCGACATGAAAATCGCAGTCATTGGCCACGGCATGGTGGGCCACAAGTTTCTAGAGCAACTCCACGAACTCGGCGTTGCCGATGCAGAGGTCACGGTGTTCTGCGAAGAACCCCGCGCGGCCTACGACCGGGTGCATCTGTCCGAATTCTTCGCGGGCAAGACCGCCGAAGACCTCTCGCTGGTCGAGCCCGGCTTCTTTGAACGCAGTGGGTTCACGCTGCGCCTGGCGGCCAAGGCCGTGGCCATCGAGCGCCGCAACAACACGCTCACCACGGCCGATGGCGAAGTGGTGGCCTACGACAAGCTCGTGCTGGCCACCGGCTCTTCGCCCTTCGTGCCGGCCGTGCCCGGCCGCGACCGCCCCAACTGCTTCGTCTACCGCACCATCGAAGACCTGGAGGCGATGAAGGAATGCGGCGCGCGCTCCAAGAGCGGCGTGGTCGTCGGCGGCGGCCTGCTGGGCCTGGAATGTGCCAAGGCGCTGCGCGACATGGGCCTGGAGACGCATGTGGTCGAGTTCGCGCCGCGCCTCATGGCTGTGCAGGTCGACGAAGGCGGCGGCCGTGCGCTGCGCAGCAGCATCGAGGCGCTGGGCCTGCATGTGCACACGGGCCGCAACACGGTGGAGATCACCGACGGCGCCGCCGCGCGGCACCGCATGGTGTTCGCCGACGGCACGTACCTGGAGACCGACATGATCGTGTTCTCCGCCGGCATCCGCCCGCGCGACGAACTGGCCCGCCAGTCGGTGCTGGCCATCGGCCCGCGCGGCGGCGTGGCGATCGACAGCCACTGCCGCACGAGCGACCACGACGTGTATGCCATCGGCGAGTGCGCCTCGTGGAACGAGCAGACCTTCGGCCTCGTCGCGCCCGGCTACGACATGGCGCGCGTCGCCGCCAAACACATCGCCGGCCAGCAGGACGCCGCCTTCATCGGAGCGGACATGAGCACCAAGCTCAAGCTGATGGGCGTGGACGTCGCGAGCATCGGCGATGCGCACGGCAAGACGCCGCACTCGCGCGCCTACCAGTACATCAACGAACACAAGCAGATCTACAAGAAGATCGTGGTGAGCGAAGACGGCAAGCAATTGCTCGGCGCGGTGCTCGTCGGCGATGCGGCCGAGTACGGCACGCTGCTGCAGATGGCGCTCAACGGCATCGCGCTGCCGGCGGACCCCGAGTTCCTGATCCTGCCTGCGAGCGACGGCAAGGCCCGGCCCGGCCTCGGCGTGGATGCATTGCCCGACACCGCGCAGATCTGCTCCTGCAACAACGTGACCAAGGGCCAGATCTGCGCGGCCGTGGGCGAGGGCGCCTGCACCGTCGCCGAAATGAAGGCCTGCACCAAGGCCGGCGCCACCTGCGGCGGCTGCGTGGCGCTGGTGGGGCAGGTGATGAAGGTCGAGATGGCCAAGCGCGGCATGGCCGTCAACAACCACCTGTGCGAACACTTCGCGTACTCGCGCCAGGAGCTCTACCACCTCATCCGCGTGGGCGAGATCCGCAGCTTCGAGGACCTGCTCGCCAAGCACGGCAAGGGCCTGGGCTGCGACATCTGCAAGCCCACGGCGGCGAGCATCTTCGCCTCGTGCTGGAACGAGTTCGTGCTCAAGAAGAACCTCGCGAGCCTGCAGGACAGCAACGACTACTTCCTCGGCAACATCCAGAAGGACGGCACCTACTCGGTCGTGCCGCGCATGCCGGGCGGCGAGGTCACGCCCGATGGGCTCATCGCCGTGGGGCAGGTCGCCAAGAAGTACGGCCTCTACACCAAGGTCACCGGCGGCGCCCGCGTCGACATGTTCGGCGCGCGCGTCGAGCAGCTGCCCTCGATCTGGGAAGAACTCATCGCCGCGGGCTTCGAATCGGGCCATGCCTACGGCAAGTCGCTGCGCACCGTGAAGAGCTGCGTGGGCTCGACGTGGTGCCGCTACGGCGTGGACGACAGCGTGGGCCTGGCCGTGGAGCTGGAGAACCGCTACAAGGGCCTGCGCGCGCCGCACAAGATCAAGTTCGGCGTGTCGGGCTGCACCCGCGAATGCGCCGAGGCGCAGGGCAAGGACGTGGGCATCATCGCCACCGAGAAGGGCTGGAACCTCTACGTCTGCGGCAACGGCGGCATGAAGCCGCGCCATGCGGAACTCTTCGCCTCCGACCTCACGAAGGTGCAGCTCATCCAGCTGATCGACCGCTTCCTGATGTTCTACGTGCGCACGGCCGACCGCCTGCAGCGCACCAGCACCTGGCGCGAAAACCTCGAAGGCGGGCTCGACTACCTCAAGGGCGTGCTGCTGCAGGACACCCTGGGCATCGCCGGCGAACTCGAAGTGCAGATGCAGAGCGTGGTCGACACCTACCAGTGCGAGTGGAAGACCGCGGTGAACGACCCCGCCGTGCGCCAGCGCTTCCGCTCCTTCGTCAACAGCGAGAAGCCCGACGAGCACATCGTGTTCGTGAAGGAACGCGGCCAGATCCGCCCGGCCCGCGCCGAAGAGCGCAGCACCGAAGCCGACGCCGAAACCGTCTGACGAAAACCGAGGATCTCCACGATGACCACCGACACCCTCCAATGGACCGCCGTGTGCGCGGCCACCGACATCCTTCCCGACACCGGCGTTTGCGCGCTGGTCGACGGCGTGCATGTCGCGATCTTCAGCGTGGGCCGGGAGCAGGCCCTGTACGCCATCGACAACGTGGACCCGAAGGCCGGCGCCAGCGTGCTCTCGCGCGGGCTGGTGGGCAGCCTGGGCGACCGCATCGTCGTCGCCTCGCCGCTCTACAAGAACCACTTTGACCTGCGCAGCGGCGAGTGCCTGGAGGCGCCCGAGTACTCGGTGCGCGCCCATGCGGTGCGCGTGGACGAAGGCCGCGTGCTCGTCGCGCTCGCCTGAGCCGCGCACCTTCGACGCTTCAATCTTTTTCTCTGCTTTTTCGCTTCTTCAAGGAATCCCGATGGCCTATCTAGCCCCCGCCGAGTTCGTGACCAAGATGGTCGATGCCGGCGAATCCAAGCTGCTGATGTCCACCCGCGACACGCTCATCCGCTCCTACATGGCCGGCGCCATCCTGGCGCTCGCCGCGGCCTTCGCCGTCTCGATCACCGTGAACACCGGCAACGCGCTGGTGGGCGCGATGCTGTTCCCGGTCGGTTTCATCATGCTGTACCTGCTGGGCTTCGACCTCCTGACCGGTGTGTTCACGCTGGCGCCGCTCGCGGTGCTCGACAAGCGCCCCGGCGCCACCTGGGGCGGCGTCATGCGCAACTGGAGCCTGGTGTTCGTCGGCAACTTCGCGGGCGCGCTCACCGTGGCGGTGTTCATGGCGATCATCTTCACCTTCGGCTTCAGCGAGGCGCCCAACGCCATCGGCGAGAAGCTCGGCCACATCGGTGAAGGCCGCACCGTCGGCTATGCCGCGCACGGCGCCGCCGGCATGCTGACGCTGTTCATCCGCGGCGTGATGTGCAACTGGATGGTCTCCACCGGCGTGGTCGCGGCCATGATGTCCACCACCGTGTCGGGCAAGGCCATCGGCATGTGGATGCCCGTGATGGTGTTCTTCTACATGGGCTTCGAACACTCGATCGTCAACATGTTCCTGTTCCCCACCGGCCTCTTGCTGGGCGGCAAGTTCACGCTGATGGACTACCTGATCTGGAACGAGATTCCCACCGTCATCGGCAACCTCGTCGGTGGCCTGACCTTCGTGGGGCTGACGCTGTACTCGACGCATTACAAGACGGCGCCCAAGCGCAAGGCCAGCTGACAACCAGTCACGCATCGCTTCGATGCTGATGCCCACGCACAAGGCGCTGCGCGTGA
This region includes:
- a CDS encoding tripartite tricarboxylate transporter TctB family protein, producing the protein MQIKSQKTFFSGVMFTCVGAAFALGATNYNVGSAARMGPGYFPLIIGTLLGVLGLVVISSAFTVKTADGEPVGKIAWKPLGFIIGANLLFGILLAGLRSIGLPAMGLIAAIYALVVVACMAGANFSMKLSLILATVLAIGSYLTFIVGLKLQFQVWPTFISG
- a CDS encoding tripartite tricarboxylate transporter permease, producing MTELIDHLSLGFATAVSLQNILYAFIGCLLGTLIGVLPGIGPTATIAMLLPATYALPPVAALIMLAGIYYGSQYGGSTTAILVNLPGESSSVVTVIDGHQMAKQGRGGPALAAAGLGSFFAGCVGTLILAAFAPPLTEIAFKFGPAEYFSLMILGLIGAVVLASGSLLKAICMILVGLLLGLVGTDVNSGVARYSFDIPELTDGLGFIAIAMGVFGYGEIIANLARPEDEREVFTAKVSGLFPTKEDFKRMFPAVLRGTALGSSLGILPGGGALLSAFAAYTLEKKIQLKPGEVAFGKGNIRGVAGPEAANNAGAQTSFIPMLTLGIPPNPVMALMVGAMTIHNIQPGPQVMTSNPELFWGLIASMWIGNLMLVILNLPLIGLWIKLLTIPYKWLFPAIVLFCAIGVYSTNNNVFDIWLVAIFGVVGYTFIKLGCEPAPLLLGLILGPMMEENLRRALLLSRGDWSVFVSRPISAGLLIAAVLLMLIVLLPSIRSKREEAFVEET
- a CDS encoding ABC transporter substrate-binding protein; its protein translation is MTQESVRPITRRRAAVAMACAAVGVAARPAFAATTTTAAATAATAAAKPGGDIVIGQSAHLSGPLAPTLRAVLRGQEMALEEFNRKGGVEGRRVSLVTLDDAYDAQKTVSNAKELLARPDVVALFGLTNTAGAGAVLPLLVEKKVPLVGVYSGSPVLRAKHNPYFFTTMASYRDEVVQMVRNLVTLHQAEIGLVYQNSPFGQLMAPVVEETCKELGATLVAKVPLEVSGSDAPAAVATLAAAKPRALIFMSFGPSMVPFVKAARQKIAAPIYCVSIANSRALIEALGDDARGLAVAQIVPYPFRATSTLTRNYHAAMAAADLPVDYDHFFGYLNITVLLEGLKRAGRGVTPQKLVAAMEGMRMADIGGYTVDYSPENHHGSHFVELVMVAPGGRYLR
- the nirB gene encoding nitrite reductase large subunit NirB, translating into MKIAVIGHGMVGHKFLEQLHELGVADAEVTVFCEEPRAAYDRVHLSEFFAGKTAEDLSLVEPGFFERSGFTLRLAAKAVAIERRNNTLTTADGEVVAYDKLVLATGSSPFVPAVPGRDRPNCFVYRTIEDLEAMKECGARSKSGVVVGGGLLGLECAKALRDMGLETHVVEFAPRLMAVQVDEGGGRALRSSIEALGLHVHTGRNTVEITDGAAARHRMVFADGTYLETDMIVFSAGIRPRDELARQSVLAIGPRGGVAIDSHCRTSDHDVYAIGECASWNEQTFGLVAPGYDMARVAAKHIAGQQDAAFIGADMSTKLKLMGVDVASIGDAHGKTPHSRAYQYINEHKQIYKKIVVSEDGKQLLGAVLVGDAAEYGTLLQMALNGIALPADPEFLILPASDGKARPGLGVDALPDTAQICSCNNVTKGQICAAVGEGACTVAEMKACTKAGATCGGCVALVGQVMKVEMAKRGMAVNNHLCEHFAYSRQELYHLIRVGEIRSFEDLLAKHGKGLGCDICKPTAASIFASCWNEFVLKKNLASLQDSNDYFLGNIQKDGTYSVVPRMPGGEVTPDGLIAVGQVAKKYGLYTKVTGGARVDMFGARVEQLPSIWEELIAAGFESGHAYGKSLRTVKSCVGSTWCRYGVDDSVGLAVELENRYKGLRAPHKIKFGVSGCTRECAEAQGKDVGIIATEKGWNLYVCGNGGMKPRHAELFASDLTKVQLIQLIDRFLMFYVRTADRLQRTSTWRENLEGGLDYLKGVLLQDTLGIAGELEVQMQSVVDTYQCEWKTAVNDPAVRQRFRSFVNSEKPDEHIVFVKERGQIRPARAEERSTEADAETV
- the nirD gene encoding nitrite reductase small subunit NirD encodes the protein MTTDTLQWTAVCAATDILPDTGVCALVDGVHVAIFSVGREQALYAIDNVDPKAGASVLSRGLVGSLGDRIVVASPLYKNHFDLRSGECLEAPEYSVRAHAVRVDEGRVLVALA
- a CDS encoding formate/nitrite transporter family protein, which gives rise to MAYLAPAEFVTKMVDAGESKLLMSTRDTLIRSYMAGAILALAAAFAVSITVNTGNALVGAMLFPVGFIMLYLLGFDLLTGVFTLAPLAVLDKRPGATWGGVMRNWSLVFVGNFAGALTVAVFMAIIFTFGFSEAPNAIGEKLGHIGEGRTVGYAAHGAAGMLTLFIRGVMCNWMVSTGVVAAMMSTTVSGKAIGMWMPVMVFFYMGFEHSIVNMFLFPTGLLLGGKFTLMDYLIWNEIPTVIGNLVGGLTFVGLTLYSTHYKTAPKRKAS